A region from the Streptomyces tsukubensis genome encodes:
- the gyrB gene encoding DNA topoisomerase (ATP-hydrolyzing) subunit B, with product MLCQKGRFVADSGNPNEINPSTPADGGGEVTASYDASAITVLEGLDAVRKRPGMYIGSTGERGLHHLVYEVVDNSVDEALAGHADTIDVTILADGGVRVVDNGRGIPVGIVPSENKPAVEVVLTVLHAGGKFGGGGYAVSGGLHGVGVSVVNALSTKVAVEVKTDGHRWTQDYKLGVPTAPLAQNEATEETGTSVTFWADGDIFETTEYSFETLSRRFQEMAFLNKGLTLTLTDERESARATAGADSAEEQDSDQARTVTYYYEGGIVDFVKYLNSRKGELIHPTVIDIEAEDKERMLSVEIAMQWNSQYTEGVYSFANTIHTHEGGTHEEGFRAALTGLVNRYARDKKLLREKDDNLSGEDIREGLTAIISVKLGEPQFEGQTKTKLGNTEAKTFVQKVVHEHLTDWFDRNPNEAADIVRKAIQAQTARVAARKARDLTRRKGLLESASLPGKLSDCQSNDPTKCEIFIVEGDSAGGSAKSGRNPMYQAILPIRGKILNVEKARIDKILQNTEVQALISAFGTGVHEDFDIEKLRYHKIILMADADVDGQHINTLLLTFLFRFMRPLVEAGHVFLSRPPLYKIKWGRDDFEYAYSDRERDALVELGKQQGKRIREDSIQRFKGLGEMNAEELRVTTMDVEHRVLGQVTLDDAAQADDLFSVLMGEDVEARRSFIQRNAKDVRFLDI from the coding sequence GTGCTGTGCCAGAAAGGGCGCTTCGTGGCCGATTCCGGCAACCCCAACGAGATCAACCCGTCCACTCCCGCCGACGGAGGCGGCGAGGTCACCGCCTCGTACGACGCCAGCGCGATCACCGTCCTGGAGGGCTTGGACGCGGTCCGCAAGCGGCCCGGCATGTACATCGGCTCGACCGGTGAGCGTGGGCTTCATCACCTGGTGTACGAGGTCGTCGACAACTCCGTCGACGAGGCGCTCGCCGGGCACGCGGACACCATCGACGTGACTATCCTCGCCGACGGCGGGGTCCGGGTCGTGGACAACGGCCGCGGTATCCCGGTGGGGATCGTGCCCTCGGAGAACAAGCCCGCGGTCGAGGTCGTGCTGACCGTGCTGCACGCGGGCGGCAAGTTCGGCGGCGGCGGCTACGCCGTCTCCGGCGGTCTGCACGGTGTTGGCGTCTCGGTCGTCAACGCGCTCTCCACCAAGGTCGCCGTCGAGGTCAAGACCGACGGCCACCGCTGGACCCAGGACTACAAGCTCGGCGTCCCCACCGCGCCCCTCGCCCAGAACGAGGCGACGGAGGAGACCGGCACGTCGGTGACCTTCTGGGCCGACGGCGACATCTTCGAGACCACCGAGTACTCCTTCGAGACGCTCTCCCGGCGCTTCCAGGAGATGGCCTTCCTGAACAAGGGCCTGACCCTGACGCTGACCGACGAGCGGGAGTCCGCGCGCGCCACCGCCGGCGCCGACTCGGCCGAGGAGCAGGACTCCGACCAGGCGCGCACGGTCACGTACTACTACGAAGGCGGCATCGTCGACTTCGTCAAGTACCTGAACTCGCGCAAGGGCGAGCTGATCCACCCCACGGTGATCGACATCGAGGCCGAGGACAAGGAGCGCATGCTCTCGGTCGAGATCGCGATGCAGTGGAACTCTCAGTACACCGAGGGCGTTTACTCCTTTGCGAACACCATCCACACGCATGAGGGGGGTACGCATGAGGAGGGTTTCCGCGCCGCGCTCACGGGGCTGGTCAACCGGTACGCCCGGGACAAGAAGCTGCTCCGCGAGAAGGACGACAACCTCTCCGGTGAGGATATCCGCGAGGGTCTGACGGCGATCATCTCGGTCAAGCTGGGCGAGCCGCAGTTCGAGGGCCAGACCAAGACCAAGCTGGGCAACACCGAGGCGAAGACCTTCGTCCAGAAGGTGGTGCACGAGCACCTCACCGACTGGTTCGACCGCAACCCCAACGAGGCCGCGGACATCGTCCGCAAGGCCATCCAGGCGCAGACGGCACGGGTCGCCGCCCGTAAGGCCCGTGATCTGACCCGCCGCAAGGGGCTGCTGGAGTCGGCTTCCCTCCCCGGAAAGCTCAGCGACTGTCAGTCGAACGACCCGACGAAGTGCGAGATCTTCATCGTCGAGGGTGACTCCGCCGGTGGTTCGGCGAAGTCCGGCCGCAACCCGATGTACCAGGCGATCCTGCCCATCCGCGGCAAGATCCTGAACGTCGAGAAGGCCCGGATCGACAAGATCCTCCAGAACACCGAGGTGCAGGCGCTGATCTCGGCCTTCGGTACCGGAGTCCACGAGGACTTCGACATCGAGAAGCTCCGCTATCACAAGATCATCCTGATGGCGGACGCCGACGTCGACGGCCAGCACATCAACACGCTGCTGCTGACCTTCCTCTTCCGCTTTATGCGTCCGCTGGTCGAGGCCGGTCATGTGTTCCTCTCCCGCCCGCCGCTCTACAAGATCAAGTGGGGTCGGGACGACTTCGAGTACGCGTACTCGGACCGCGAGCGCGACGCCCTGGTCGAGCTGGGCAAGCAGCAGGGCAAGCGGATCAGGGAGGACTCGATCCAGCGCTTCAAGGGTCTGGGCGAGATGAACGCCGAGGAGCTGCGCGTCACCACGATGGACGTGGAGCACCGGGTGCTCGGCCAGGTGACGCTGGACGACGCCGCCCAGGCCGACGACCTCTTCTCCGTACTGATGGGTGAGGACGTCGAGGCCCGCCGCTCGTTCATCCAGCGCAATGCCAAGGACGTTCGCTTCCTCGACATCTGA
- a CDS encoding DUF721 domain-containing protein translates to MPGAGGPGLPGGPASGFPGLPGAPEGARVPEASGVDLARVALRAAKEQARARGAAAQERRQARRGGGLRSGARADGRDPLPLGAAINRLITERGWETPAAVGGVMGRWPQIVGEGLANHCVPQRYDEDERVLTVQCDSTAWATQLRLLAPRLVARLNEDLGQGTVKLIKVLGPGAPRRGFGPLRAPGSTGPGDTYG, encoded by the coding sequence ATGCCGGGCGCGGGCGGCCCGGGGCTGCCCGGAGGACCGGCCTCCGGTTTCCCGGGGCTGCCGGGCGCGCCCGAGGGGGCCCGGGTCCCGGAGGCGTCCGGGGTGGACCTGGCCCGGGTCGCGCTGCGCGCCGCCAAGGAGCAGGCGCGGGCCCGCGGGGCCGCCGCCCAGGAGCGGCGGCAGGCCCGCCGGGGCGGAGGGCTGCGCTCCGGCGCCCGTGCGGACGGCCGCGATCCGCTGCCGCTGGGCGCCGCGATCAACAGGCTGATCACCGAGCGCGGCTGGGAGACGCCCGCCGCGGTGGGCGGGGTGATGGGCCGCTGGCCGCAGATCGTGGGCGAGGGGCTGGCCAATCACTGCGTACCGCAGCGCTACGACGAGGACGAGCGGGTCCTGACGGTCCAGTGCGACTCCACGGCGTGGGCGACCCAGCTGCGACTGCTCGCGCCCCGGCTGGTGGCCCGGCTCAACGAGGACCTCGGCCAGGGCACGGTCAAGCTGATCAAGGTGCTGGGCCCGGGGGCGCCGCGCCGCGGGTTCGGCCCGCTGCGGGCGCCCGGGAGCACCGGCCCCGGCGACACGTACGGCTGA